One stretch of Comamonas testosteroni DNA includes these proteins:
- a CDS encoding cupin domain-containing protein: protein MDHIHSTPTHQALDVAPYGARLPAAHSSVLFKAEDLEVIRVVLRSGQSLPPHRVPGSVSLQCLEGRLEVLIGQTVHELGPKQLMHLPANMPHAVRAMEDSSAIATIVLCEA from the coding sequence ATGGACCATATCCACTCCACGCCCACCCACCAAGCTCTGGATGTCGCTCCTTACGGAGCCAGGCTTCCTGCCGCTCACTCGAGCGTGCTCTTCAAGGCGGAAGATCTGGAAGTCATTCGCGTCGTGCTGCGCTCGGGCCAGTCGCTGCCGCCGCATCGCGTGCCTGGCAGCGTCAGCCTGCAATGCCTGGAAGGTCGGCTCGAAGTTCTCATCGGCCAGACCGTGCATGAACTGGGCCCCAAGCAACTCATGCATCTGCCAGCCAATATGCCCCACGCCGTGCGTGCCATGGAAGACTCGTCCGCGATTGCCACCATCGTGCTCTGTGAGGCCTGA
- a CDS encoding GNAT family N-acetyltransferase, with the protein MQYDIRQLTESDLCSYRDLRLQALTECPAAFGATPATEQALGDAQLLSRFSGAQGQAMWGGFDADGRLCASLGMYRDQGEKTTHKGHLFAMYVASTARGQGLARRLLETAAEHGRALNLRQLMLGCNAGNGNALRLYEQAGFREYGLEPAALYVDGEYFDEVLMVMKLD; encoded by the coding sequence ATGCAATATGACATACGCCAACTGACTGAGTCCGACCTTTGCAGTTATCGCGACCTGCGCCTGCAGGCCCTGACAGAATGTCCCGCCGCCTTCGGTGCCACGCCCGCGACCGAACAGGCACTCGGCGATGCGCAATTGCTGAGCCGCTTCAGCGGCGCCCAGGGTCAGGCCATGTGGGGAGGCTTTGACGCAGACGGCAGACTCTGCGCCAGCCTGGGCATGTATCGCGATCAGGGAGAGAAGACCACGCACAAGGGCCATCTCTTTGCCATGTATGTAGCTTCAACGGCCCGTGGCCAAGGCCTGGCACGCCGCCTGCTGGAGACCGCTGCTGAGCACGGCAGAGCGCTGAACTTGCGGCAACTGATGCTGGGCTGCAATGCCGGCAACGGCAACGCACTGCGCTTGTATGAGCAGGCAGGTTTTCGCGAATATGGACTGGAGCCCGCGGCCCTGTACGTTGACGGCGAATATTTCGACGAGGTGCTGATGGTGATGAAGCTGGACTAG
- the mnmH gene encoding tRNA 2-selenouridine(34) synthase MnmH translates to MSHRQPVRVPERHQFDALIDARSPAEFAQDHIPGSINCPVLSNAERAEIGTIYKQVSPFEAKRLGAAYVSANLARHLRETFADKPANWKPLVYCWRGGLRSGSMVTWLRLVGWDAQQLAGGYKAFRGHVIAQLESLVPQLQMRVLCGATGSAKTRVLHALAQSGEQVLDLEGFASHKGSLLGGLPGIEQPSQKRFETLIAEQLESFDLSRPVYLEGESAKIGRVGLPLVLVQHLHKAPVIEVRATTAARLSYLLRDYAYLGDDPEVLATKLGWLKELQGKETVGRWQQWAREGELPALFEELMLRHYDPHYERSQSNHFEQWSRRQVLETDQLSDEAITGLAQQIIAMQVR, encoded by the coding sequence GTGTCCCACCGCCAGCCCGTTCGCGTTCCCGAACGTCACCAGTTTGATGCCTTGATCGATGCCCGCTCGCCCGCCGAGTTTGCGCAGGACCATATCCCCGGCTCCATCAACTGTCCGGTACTGAGCAATGCCGAGCGTGCCGAGATCGGCACCATCTACAAGCAGGTCAGCCCGTTTGAGGCCAAGCGACTGGGTGCTGCCTATGTGTCGGCGAATCTGGCACGCCATCTGCGCGAAACCTTTGCCGACAAGCCTGCCAACTGGAAGCCTCTGGTCTATTGCTGGCGCGGCGGCCTGCGTAGCGGCTCCATGGTGACCTGGCTGCGTCTGGTCGGCTGGGATGCACAGCAGCTGGCCGGCGGCTACAAGGCGTTTCGCGGCCATGTGATTGCGCAGCTTGAAAGCCTGGTGCCGCAGCTGCAGATGCGCGTGCTCTGCGGTGCCACCGGCTCGGCCAAGACCCGCGTGCTGCATGCGCTGGCCCAAAGCGGCGAGCAGGTACTGGACCTGGAGGGCTTTGCCAGCCACAAGGGCTCCTTGCTGGGCGGCCTGCCCGGCATCGAGCAGCCCAGCCAGAAACGTTTCGAAACCCTGATTGCCGAGCAGCTGGAAAGCTTCGATCTCTCGCGCCCCGTCTATCTGGAAGGCGAGAGCGCCAAGATCGGCCGTGTCGGCCTGCCGCTGGTACTTGTGCAGCATCTGCACAAGGCTCCGGTCATCGAGGTGCGTGCGACGACCGCCGCACGCCTTTCCTATCTGCTGCGCGACTATGCCTATCTGGGGGACGATCCCGAAGTGCTGGCCACCAAGCTGGGCTGGCTCAAGGAGCTGCAGGGCAAGGAGACTGTGGGCCGCTGGCAGCAATGGGCACGGGAAGGGGAGCTGCCTGCGCTGTTTGAAGAGCTGATGCTGCGCCACTACGACCCGCACTACGAGCGCTCCCAGTCGAATCACTTCGAGCAATGGTCTCGGCGCCAGGTTCTGGAGACAGACCAGCTCTCGGACGAGGCCATCACTGGTCTGGCGCAGCAGATCATTGCGATGCAGGTGCGCTGA
- a CDS encoding membrane-bound PQQ-dependent dehydrogenase, glucose/quinate/shikimate family, with translation MAPSSNDGRWYWLAVALLMLLMGLYMAIGGGILLGKGGSWYFVLMGLALLASATLLLARRRAGAHVYALAFVLTLLWAWWDAGWEFWPLVSRLMVFAVLGLLVALGYGQLEAGKLVMNDYGRLGAGVSVVVLGLGIVATAVSAFSPKGVIAPEVTEVPSVGSMEIRASDWTDWGQGPAGQRFAAVEQISRDNVDKLAVAWTARTGDVPQSTGSGAEDQNTPQQIGDRLYVCTAYGKVLALDVDTGEEKWKFDPEARSPNWQRCRGLGYFDGNEAAIKASGALGKPADVAPGCRRRLFLPTIDARLIALDPDSGKPCTDFGKDGVLDLTQGMGEVKQGWYQQTSAPLVAENLVIVGGRVADNFSSDEPSGVVRAFDVHSGKLVWAWDPGNADITGQPPQGQTYTRNSPNVWGGMSYDARLGLAYLGTGNATPDFYAAQRTAEMEKNSSAIVAMDIRTGKPRWIYQTVHHDLWDFDIPSQPALVDVTNAQGGVDPALLQVTKQGMIFMLNRETGEPLAEVQELPVPQGHVPGERYAPTQPHSTGMPNIGNQTLNESDMWGATPFDQLLCRIAFKDMQHQGVFTPPGMGPTLQFPGSLGGMNWGSVSIDPISQTMFVNDMRLGLANYMIARADMKPGASGIEMGAVPQEGTPFGAMRQRFLSPLGIPCQKPPFGTMTAVDLKSRQIKWQVPVGTVRDTGPLGIPMWLPIPIGMPTLGPSMVTKSGLVFFAGTQDFYLRAFDSANGKEIWRSRLPVGSQGGPMSYVSPRTGRQYVVITAGGARQSPKRGDYVIAYALLQ, from the coding sequence ATGGCTCCTTCATCCAATGACGGGCGCTGGTACTGGCTTGCAGTGGCGTTGCTGATGCTGCTGATGGGTCTGTACATGGCCATAGGCGGCGGCATTCTGCTGGGCAAGGGAGGCAGCTGGTACTTCGTGCTGATGGGGCTGGCGCTGCTGGCATCGGCCACACTGCTGCTGGCGCGGCGCAGGGCCGGTGCTCATGTCTATGCGCTGGCCTTTGTACTGACACTGCTATGGGCCTGGTGGGATGCGGGCTGGGAGTTCTGGCCTCTGGTTTCGCGCCTGATGGTGTTTGCCGTGCTGGGTCTGCTGGTGGCTCTGGGCTATGGGCAGCTTGAGGCGGGCAAGCTGGTCATGAACGACTACGGACGCCTTGGCGCCGGGGTGTCTGTGGTGGTGCTGGGCCTGGGCATCGTCGCGACGGCCGTCAGTGCCTTTTCGCCCAAGGGGGTGATTGCTCCCGAGGTCACCGAGGTGCCTTCGGTAGGCTCCATGGAGATCAGGGCCTCGGACTGGACGGACTGGGGGCAGGGCCCCGCAGGACAGCGCTTTGCGGCCGTCGAGCAGATCAGCCGTGACAATGTCGACAAGCTGGCCGTGGCCTGGACGGCGCGCACCGGCGATGTGCCCCAGAGCACGGGCTCGGGCGCCGAAGACCAGAACACGCCGCAGCAGATCGGGGACCGCCTGTATGTCTGCACGGCCTACGGCAAGGTGCTGGCGCTGGATGTGGATACGGGCGAGGAGAAGTGGAAATTCGACCCCGAGGCCAGGTCGCCCAATTGGCAGCGCTGCCGGGGTCTGGGTTACTTCGATGGCAACGAGGCCGCAATCAAGGCCTCTGGCGCACTCGGCAAGCCCGCAGATGTTGCACCAGGCTGCAGGCGTCGTCTGTTTCTGCCCACCATCGATGCGCGCCTGATCGCGCTCGATCCCGATTCGGGCAAGCCATGCACCGACTTCGGCAAGGACGGTGTGCTGGATCTGACCCAGGGCATGGGCGAGGTCAAGCAGGGCTGGTATCAGCAGACTTCGGCGCCGCTGGTGGCCGAGAACCTGGTGATCGTGGGCGGTCGCGTGGCCGACAATTTCTCGTCCGACGAGCCCTCGGGCGTGGTGCGCGCCTTTGATGTGCACAGCGGCAAGCTGGTCTGGGCCTGGGACCCGGGCAATGCAGACATCACCGGACAGCCGCCGCAGGGGCAGACCTATACGCGCAATTCGCCCAATGTCTGGGGCGGCATGTCCTATGACGCCAGACTGGGGCTGGCGTATCTGGGCACGGGCAATGCCACGCCGGACTTCTATGCGGCGCAGCGCACTGCGGAGATGGAGAAGAACAGCTCCGCCATCGTGGCCATGGATATCAGGACCGGCAAGCCGCGCTGGATCTACCAGACCGTGCACCACGATCTGTGGGACTTCGACATTCCTTCCCAGCCTGCTCTGGTCGATGTGACCAATGCCCAGGGCGGGGTGGACCCCGCGCTGCTGCAGGTGACCAAGCAGGGCATGATCTTCATGCTCAACCGCGAGACCGGTGAGCCTCTGGCCGAGGTGCAGGAGCTGCCCGTGCCGCAAGGCCATGTACCCGGCGAGCGCTATGCGCCGACACAGCCCCATTCCACTGGCATGCCCAATATCGGCAACCAGACCCTCAATGAGTCCGATATGTGGGGGGCCACGCCCTTCGACCAGTTGCTGTGCCGGATTGCCTTCAAGGACATGCAGCATCAAGGTGTGTTCACGCCGCCGGGCATGGGGCCGACGCTGCAGTTTCCTGGGTCCTTGGGTGGCATGAACTGGGGCAGCGTTTCCATAGACCCGATCAGCCAGACCATGTTCGTCAACGATATGCGCCTGGGTCTGGCGAACTACATGATTGCGCGCGCCGATATGAAGCCCGGTGCCAGCGGCATCGAGATGGGGGCCGTGCCCCAGGAGGGCACGCCGTTCGGCGCCATGCGCCAGCGCTTTCTGTCGCCGCTGGGCATTCCCTGCCAGAAGCCGCCTTTCGGCACCATGACGGCCGTGGATCTGAAATCCCGGCAGATCAAATGGCAGGTGCCCGTGGGCACGGTGCGCGACACCGGTCCTCTGGGCATTCCCATGTGGCTGCCAATTCCCATCGGCATGCCCACGCTGGGGCCTTCCATGGTCACCAAGTCGGGGCTGGTGTTCTTCGCGGGCACGCAGGACTTCTATCTGCGCGCCTTCGACAGCGCCAACGGCAAGGAGATCTGGCGCTCACGCCTGCCGGTGGGCAGCCAGGGCGGGCCGATGAGCTATGTCTCGCCCAGAACCGGCAGGCAGTATGTGGTGATCACCGCCGGCGGCGCACGCCAGTCGCCCAAGCGCGGTGACTATGTGATCGCCTATGCCCTGCTGCAGTAG
- a CDS encoding PLP-dependent aminotransferase family protein encodes MLDAHIDGRAATPAALPVAATASLGWQPMRSSAVGLVEQLVEHFGGLIRNHGLRVGVRLPSVRALAESAGVSRDTVVQAYDKLAAQGLVQSRRGSGFYVAAQRRVMEPAAVAAASAQPADFDTAYLLRGIFRDDSAGTGGAGCLPSSWMDQGLITGAMRAITRNNARAEQSFLSYGHPQGFLPLRQQIASNLQAQEVPAHPEANLMTVGGVTHGLDLVVRCFLKPGDTVLVEDPAWFLIFGRLKYMGVNVVGVPRLPGGPDVAALASLAQSHKPKLFILNTAVHNPTGLSLSAGVAHEVLRIAERHDFLLVEDDTYAEFLGAMPLRLAAMDRLQRVILVGGYSKTLSGGLRVGYIAAKPEYVHRLTDMKLLAGLTSSLPAEQIVHHILADGSFRKHVDRLRERVDRARGRCLRKLEALGCHAEYEPVAGTFAWVDCGVDTEVLARQAALSNLLLAPGLLFSPQQATSSKLRVPVAMADQTEPWKVLEQILRQLRK; translated from the coding sequence ATGCTGGATGCTCATATCGACGGCAGGGCAGCGACCCCGGCAGCCTTGCCTGTGGCCGCTACGGCATCCCTGGGCTGGCAGCCCATGCGCTCCAGTGCGGTGGGACTGGTGGAGCAGTTGGTCGAGCATTTCGGCGGGCTGATCCGCAACCACGGCCTGCGTGTGGGCGTGCGCCTGCCTTCGGTGCGGGCGTTGGCGGAAAGCGCAGGTGTCAGCCGCGACACCGTGGTCCAGGCCTACGACAAGCTGGCTGCCCAGGGCCTGGTGCAATCGCGGCGCGGCAGCGGTTTTTATGTAGCGGCCCAGCGCCGCGTGATGGAGCCTGCCGCCGTTGCTGCCGCCTCGGCGCAGCCGGCGGACTTCGACACCGCTTATCTGCTGCGCGGCATTTTTCGTGATGACAGCGCGGGCACCGGGGGGGCGGGCTGTTTGCCTTCGAGCTGGATGGATCAAGGCCTGATCACGGGCGCCATGCGCGCCATCACCCGTAACAATGCGCGGGCCGAGCAGAGCTTTCTCAGCTATGGCCATCCACAGGGCTTTCTGCCATTGCGCCAGCAGATCGCCTCGAATCTGCAAGCCCAGGAGGTGCCGGCCCATCCCGAGGCCAATCTCATGACGGTGGGCGGGGTGACCCACGGGCTGGATCTGGTCGTGCGCTGCTTTCTCAAGCCCGGCGATACCGTGCTGGTCGAAGATCCGGCCTGGTTCCTGATCTTCGGGCGGCTCAAGTACATGGGTGTGAATGTGGTCGGCGTGCCGCGCCTGCCCGGCGGGCCCGATGTGGCTGCCCTGGCATCGCTGGCCCAGAGCCACAAGCCCAAGCTCTTCATCCTCAACACGGCGGTACACAATCCCACGGGGCTGAGCCTGTCTGCCGGCGTGGCCCACGAGGTGCTGCGCATTGCCGAACGCCATGATTTCCTGCTGGTAGAGGACGACACCTATGCCGAATTCCTGGGCGCCATGCCGCTGAGGCTGGCGGCCATGGACAGATTGCAGCGCGTGATTCTGGTGGGGGGCTATTCCAAGACCTTGTCGGGCGGACTGCGCGTGGGCTATATCGCGGCCAAACCCGAGTATGTGCACCGGCTCACCGACATGAAGCTGCTGGCAGGCCTGACCTCTTCGTTGCCGGCGGAGCAGATCGTGCACCATATTCTGGCCGACGGTTCGTTTCGCAAGCATGTGGACCGGCTGCGCGAGCGCGTGGACCGCGCGCGCGGGCGTTGCCTGCGCAAGCTCGAAGCGCTCGGCTGCCATGCGGAGTACGAACCCGTGGCCGGCACTTTTGCCTGGGTCGATTGCGGCGTGGACACCGAGGTTCTGGCGCGTCAGGCGGCGCTGAGCAATCTGCTGCTGGCGCCGGGCCTGCTGTTTTCGCCGCAGCAGGCAACCAGCAGCAAGCTGCGCGTGCCCGTGGCGATGGCCGACCAGACCGAGCCATGGAAGGTGCTGGAGCAGATCCTCAGGCAGCTGCGCAAATAG
- a CDS encoding alanine/glycine:cation symporter family protein gives MDWLTQLFKALNDIVWGVPMIVLILGTGFYLQIRLGFMPLRNIVRGFRMIWRSRRPGDKADGDITPYAALMTALSATVGTGNIAGVATAIAVGGPGALFWMWMTALLGMATKYGEVVLAVKYREKNDHGQWVGGPMYAIKNGLGSKWKWLGTLFAIFGGLAGFGIGSMVQSNGIASAMHTAFGLENWITGLGLAVLTGAVVLGGITRIGAVAEKLVPAMCVAYVICVLYVLGVYFDRIPAAFALIFEQAFNPTAATGGFLGSTVLMAIRMGVARGIFSNEAGLGTAGIAQAAGATRDPVFSGLVGMMGTFIDTIIVCTMTGLAIVVSGVWNSGATGAVLSTQSFEAAMPGVGKYVLAVSLSVFAFTTILGWAYYGEKCWTYLVGTICEKPFRIFWTISAFVGAVATLDFAWLVADTLNALMAIPNLISLLLLSPVIVQLTREYFARQENQA, from the coding sequence ATGGACTGGTTAACCCAACTCTTCAAGGCCCTCAACGATATTGTCTGGGGCGTTCCCATGATCGTGCTGATTCTCGGCACGGGTTTTTATCTGCAGATCCGCCTGGGCTTCATGCCGCTGCGCAATATCGTGCGCGGCTTTCGCATGATCTGGCGCAGTCGCCGTCCCGGCGACAAGGCCGATGGCGACATCACTCCCTATGCCGCGCTGATGACGGCACTGTCCGCCACCGTGGGTACGGGCAATATTGCCGGCGTGGCCACGGCCATTGCCGTGGGTGGCCCGGGCGCGCTGTTCTGGATGTGGATGACGGCGTTGCTGGGCATGGCTACCAAGTATGGCGAGGTGGTGCTGGCGGTGAAGTACCGCGAGAAAAACGACCACGGCCAGTGGGTGGGCGGCCCGATGTACGCCATCAAGAATGGCCTGGGCAGCAAGTGGAAATGGCTGGGTACGCTGTTTGCCATCTTTGGCGGTCTGGCCGGTTTCGGCATCGGCTCCATGGTGCAGTCCAACGGTATTGCATCGGCCATGCACACGGCTTTCGGTCTGGAAAACTGGATCACAGGCCTGGGTCTGGCCGTGCTTACCGGTGCCGTGGTGCTGGGAGGCATCACCCGCATCGGTGCGGTGGCCGAAAAGCTGGTGCCTGCCATGTGCGTGGCCTATGTGATCTGCGTGCTCTATGTGCTGGGCGTGTACTTCGACCGCATTCCGGCTGCGTTTGCACTGATCTTCGAGCAGGCCTTCAACCCCACGGCGGCCACGGGCGGCTTTCTGGGCTCCACGGTGCTGATGGCCATCCGCATGGGCGTGGCGCGCGGCATTTTTTCCAACGAAGCGGGCCTGGGCACGGCCGGCATCGCCCAGGCTGCTGGTGCCACGCGAGACCCTGTGTTTTCGGGGCTGGTAGGCATGATGGGTACTTTCATCGACACCATCATCGTCTGCACCATGACCGGGCTGGCCATCGTGGTCAGCGGCGTCTGGAATTCTGGCGCTACCGGGGCCGTGCTGTCCACCCAGAGCTTCGAGGCCGCCATGCCCGGCGTGGGCAAATACGTGCTGGCCGTTTCGCTGTCGGTGTTTGCCTTCACCACGATTCTGGGCTGGGCCTATTACGGTGAAAAATGCTGGACCTATCTGGTCGGCACCATCTGTGAAAAGCCCTTCCGCATCTTCTGGACCATCAGCGCCTTTGTGGGTGCCGTGGCCACGCTGGACTTTGCCTGGCTGGTCGCCGATACGCTGAATGCGCTGATGGCGATTCCGAATCTGATCTCGCTGCTGTTGCTGTCACCTGTGATCGTGCAGCTCACTCGCGAATACTTTGCGCGCCAGGAAAATCAGGCCTGA
- a CDS encoding retropepsin-like aspartic protease family protein has protein sequence MRLNVTPPPQSSPESEPSPQSVARRSTMLFLLFWLVVMGAMYLAMQYFLKPAQAKVMADGTVRIERGMDGHFRVKGYVNDQPVTFMVDTGATSVSVTDALAERAGLEGGEKVRFRTANGERDGRIVTAGEVRIASLRVRDVRVGTGYTGDDSDDALLGQNFLRYFDVQMSGDEMLLRPRK, from the coding sequence ATGCGCCTGAATGTCACGCCGCCGCCCCAGTCCTCGCCAGAGTCCGAACCTTCCCCGCAATCCGTGGCACGGCGCAGCACCATGCTGTTTCTGCTGTTCTGGCTGGTGGTCATGGGCGCAATGTATCTGGCCATGCAGTATTTCCTCAAGCCAGCCCAGGCCAAGGTCATGGCCGATGGCACGGTGCGCATAGAGCGCGGCATGGACGGGCACTTCCGCGTCAAGGGCTATGTGAACGATCAGCCCGTCACCTTTATGGTCGATACCGGGGCCACCTCGGTCAGCGTGACCGATGCGCTGGCCGAGCGTGCCGGCCTGGAGGGCGGCGAGAAGGTACGTTTTCGCACGGCCAACGGCGAACGTGACGGCCGCATCGTCACCGCCGGCGAGGTCCGTATCGCCAGCCTGCGTGTGCGCGATGTGCGCGTGGGCACGGGCTATACGGGTGACGATAGTGACGACGCCTTGCTGGGCCAGAACTTTCTGCGCTACTTCGATGTGCAGATGAGCGGCGACGAAATGCTGCTGCGCCCGCGCAAGTGA
- a CDS encoding LysE family translocator, with protein sequence MPFLPESPAFILPLAMFAFVSSVTPGPNNVMLTASGATFGYRRSVPHMLGICLGVVIMVLLIGAGLGKLFEAEPRIYTLLKYVGAAYLIWLAWKIARAGGVDQGQSGSRPFSFWQAAAFQWVNPKAWIMAVGVVATYTPREGFFVNLMLSALVLGLVNYPSISVWTLFGSTVGRALRTPQALRMFNGVMAGLLLLSLVPIFAEHV encoded by the coding sequence ATGCCATTTCTGCCTGAATCCCCAGCCTTCATCCTGCCATTGGCCATGTTTGCCTTTGTCAGCTCCGTCACGCCTGGCCCCAATAATGTGATGCTGACGGCCTCGGGGGCCACTTTCGGCTATCGCCGCAGCGTGCCGCATATGCTGGGCATCTGTCTGGGCGTGGTCATCATGGTGCTGCTGATCGGCGCGGGCCTGGGCAAGTTGTTCGAGGCCGAGCCCCGCATCTACACCCTGCTCAAATATGTGGGCGCGGCCTATCTGATCTGGCTGGCATGGAAAATCGCCCGTGCCGGCGGCGTGGACCAGGGCCAGTCGGGCAGCCGCCCATTCAGCTTCTGGCAGGCCGCCGCTTTCCAGTGGGTCAACCCCAAGGCCTGGATCATGGCCGTGGGCGTGGTCGCGACCTACACACCGCGCGAAGGCTTTTTCGTCAATCTGATGCTGTCGGCCCTTGTTCTGGGTCTGGTCAACTATCCCAGCATCAGCGTCTGGACCCTGTTCGGCAGCACCGTGGGGCGCGCACTGCGCACTCCACAGGCACTGCGCATGTTCAACGGCGTGATGGCCGGCCTGCTGCTGCTGTCGCTGGTGCCCATTTTTGCCGAGCATGTCTAA
- a CDS encoding DsbA family protein, translating into MNTSKLPALVLHYIFDPLCGWCYAAAPLVKAAREVPGIEVQWHAGGMLTGAHTRTITADWRDKVMPSDQRIAEMTGQPFGDAYLNGLLNDIGAPLDSEPPTTALLAAEALAGKGLEMLAAEQKAHYVEGRRISEPAVLRELAAGIGLDSAAYDMAYAEQSGAATQKHIAESRQWLGMVQGQGFPTLALEFDHPEQAGQRAVQRIEIGEWLGDVDGWKQQLAAWAEQIAELNQQQAGDTDTSSDPSCGPDGCELPPR; encoded by the coding sequence ATGAACACATCCAAGCTGCCCGCCCTGGTGCTGCACTATATTTTCGATCCTCTGTGTGGCTGGTGCTATGCCGCCGCCCCGCTGGTCAAGGCCGCGCGCGAGGTGCCCGGCATCGAGGTTCAATGGCATGCCGGCGGCATGCTGACCGGAGCCCACACGCGCACCATCACCGCGGACTGGCGTGACAAGGTCATGCCCAGCGACCAGCGCATTGCCGAGATGACGGGCCAGCCTTTTGGCGATGCCTATCTCAACGGCCTGCTCAACGACATTGGCGCGCCGCTGGACTCCGAGCCCCCGACCACGGCCCTGCTGGCCGCCGAAGCGCTGGCCGGCAAGGGCCTGGAGATGCTGGCTGCCGAGCAGAAAGCCCATTATGTGGAGGGCCGCCGCATCAGCGAACCCGCCGTGCTACGCGAGCTGGCGGCCGGCATCGGTCTGGACAGCGCGGCCTATGACATGGCCTACGCCGAGCAAAGCGGCGCAGCCACGCAAAAGCATATTGCCGAAAGCCGCCAATGGCTTGGCATGGTGCAGGGCCAGGGCTTCCCCACCCTGGCGCTGGAGTTCGACCACCCCGAGCAGGCTGGCCAACGCGCCGTGCAGCGCATCGAGATCGGCGAATGGCTGGGCGATGTCGACGGCTGGAAGCAGCAGCTGGCCGCCTGGGCCGAGCAGATTGCCGAGCTCAATCAGCAGCAGGCCGGCGACACCGACACCAGTAGCGACCCCAGTTGCGGCCCCGACGGCTGCGAGCTGCCACCGCGCTAA